The sequence TATAGCCGTTGGTAAGAATTCATGTGTTATTTTAACATATCCCATCAATATCCTATCCGCTTTATATTTAGGAGCTTCAAAACGACAGTCACCTAAAATAGGCACCATCTTTTCATATCCCGCTTTTTGATTAATCTTGTTCAATTCAATATTTGTCTTTAAAAACTCATAGGAATTAGGATTTAACTCTATCGAATATACTTTTCGAGGATTAGCATGAACACCTATGGGGATTGAAAAGTATCCGATACCTGCAAACATATCCATTACAACCTCATCATCTTTAACTAATTTTGCAATTCTCATTCTCTCGTTAGTATTTCCTTTAGCCCACATAACCTTAGATAGATCCAATTTAAAATAACAGCCATTTTCCTTATGGATTGTTTCAGTACTATCCCCCAACAATATTTCTGTTTTTGGCTCTCTTAAACTTCCTTCTATATGATCAATTTTAACAATTGATTTAACGTGGAATTTATCCCTTAAACTTTCTAAGTGACTCTTAGATAAATCATCATAGTCTTTATCTAAGATTAAAATCTTACCAATAATCTTCCATTTCATAATAATTACCAATCTAAAAAGAAATATTTATATATCTAAATATATGAATTTTTAACTGAAAATAAAAATTGTAATTTAACAGATATGTCTTTAATTAAAGTCCAATCTTAATATTATTTATTTAAGAAAAATATTAAAAAACTACCTAATAAAGTCAATAAAATATATTAGATAATTATATTAAGTTTTAATTAAAACTAATATTAAAGTTTAATATTAAAAAGGTATAATAAAAATTAATTGCAGAATTATTATATTAAATATTAAAATCCAATATTAGGAAATTATAATGAAGAATTCAATTGCATATATTAATGTTAAAATAAATTATTAGATTAAGATTTAATAGGTTTATTCAATTAATTATAAATAGTATAATAAAAAATACAAATCAACAATATTAATTAAAGAACTTATTAAAAAATAAAAACGAAACTATTATATATGTTAAAAACATAGTGTAATTAGTTAAGTTATACTTAAATAATCTGATTTTATTTTAATTAATATATTTTTCATTTAGATAGAAATTTGATATTTTTACTAAATTAATATATAAATGA comes from Methanobrevibacter boviskoreani JH1 and encodes:
- a CDS encoding class I SAM-dependent methyltransferase; protein product: MKWKIIGKILILDKDYDDLSKSHLESLRDKFHVKSIVKIDHIEGSLREPKTEILLGDSTETIHKENGCYFKLDLSKVMWAKGNTNERMRIAKLVKDDEVVMDMFAGIGYFSIPIGVHANPRKVYSIELNPNSYEFLKTNIELNKINQKAGYEKMVPILGDCRFEAPKYKADRILMGYVKITHEFLPTAIGSLNPGGIIHYHETVPEKLMYTRPVDRIKEAAGDREVNVLNFTKVKKYSPGVMHIVVDAQIE